A genomic window from Cardiocondyla obscurior isolate alpha-2009 linkage group LG02, Cobs3.1, whole genome shotgun sequence includes:
- the Hbg2 gene encoding alpha-glucosidase, producing MLRSCIIVVTTLAVVASKNLVQSAGKDWYKNSLVYQIYPRSFMDSNEDGVGDLNGITSKLEHIADIGADALWMSPIFTSPQKDFGYDIANFTDIHDEYGTLDDFDKLVQKANSLGLKVILDFVPNHSSDDHPWFNKSIHREKPYDEFYVWRDARSYDKDEPLPPNNWLSVFGGSAWKWNCKREQFYLHQFVEGQPDLNYRSPALRKEMENVITFWLDRGVEGFRIDAINHMYEDERFLDEPLSNIPGLPDDDYDYLDHIYSKNLEETYEVLKSWRELMNNHPKNPDTKMILTEAYTDFDLTMKYYISGSTVPFNFMFMGDLHNKSSAADHKHLIDRWIENVPNGTEYVANWVVGNHDNHRAASRFGEKRADQLNMIATILPGVSVVYNGDEIGMLDRNFTYNETVDPAGCLAGPDRYHLKSRDPERTPFQWNSEINAGFSTHNETWLPVNDNYKFLNLEAQKNQDWSHYKVFKSLIKLKKKPVIEQGSLEVELFCFDCCISENVLGIVRRYGKSVVALIVNFNDNIDVTIDVTNWLNIPEQLTVYAPSVHSKLRPRTEINMGSVTLPGAASVVFATRDLFD from the exons ATGCTTCGCTCGTGTATTATTGTTGTGACGACGTTGGCCGTTGTGGCCAGTAAAAATCTGGTTCAGAGTGCAGGTAAGGACTGGTACAAAAACAGTCTAGTGTATCAAATCTATCCAAGAAGTTTCATGGACAGTAATGAAGACGGTGTAGGAGATTTGAACGGTATCACAAGCAAATTAGAACACATCGCGGACATCGGAGCTGACGCGTTGTGGATGTCACCAATTTTTACTAGTCCACAGAAAGATTTCGGCTACGACATTGCTAATTTTACTGATATTCACGACGAATATGGTACCCTAGATGATTTTGACAAGCTTGTACAGAAAGCCAACTCTTTAGGATTAAAAGTGATTCTTGATTTTGTACCGAATCACAGCTCCGACGATCATCCGTGGTTCAACAAAAGTATCCACAGGGAAAAACCTTACGATGAATTTTACGTTTGGCGTGACGCGCGATCTTATGATAAAGACGAGCCGTTACCACCAAATAATTGGTTGAGCGTTTTCGGAGGTTCCGCCTGGAAATGGAATTGCAAAAGGGAGCAGTTTTATTTGCATCAATTCGTTGAAGGACAACCGGATCTTAATTACCGTAGCCCTGCTTTAcgaaaagaaatggaaaacgTAATAACTTTTTGGTTGGACCGAGGTGTGGAAGGCTTCCGTATTGACGCTATCAATCATATGTACGAAGATGAAAGATTTCTCGACGAGCCGCTAAGTAACATACCTGGATTACCTGACGACGACTACGATTACCTAGATCACATTTATTCGAAAAATCTTGAGGAAACTTACGAGGTTCTCAAGTCTTGGAGGGAGTTAATGAATAATCATCCAAAGAATCCTGACACAAAAATGATCCTGACCGAGGCTTATACCGACTTCGATCTCActatgaaatattatatatcggGCTCAACGGtaccatttaattttatgtttatggGTGATCTGCATAATAAATCCAGTGCGGCAGATCATAAGCATTTAATCGATCGTTGGATAGAAAATGTACCTAATGGTACGGAATATGTTGCAAATTGGGTGGTGGGAAATCACGACAATCATCGCGCAGCTTCCAGATTCGGTGAAAAACGAGCCGATCAACTTAATATGATAGCGACAATTTTGCCAGGCGTGAGTGTAGTTTACAACGGCGACGAGATCGGTATGCTCGACAGAAATTTCACGTACAACGAAACCGTAGATCCAGCTGGATGCCTTGCTGGACCCGACAG atatcaTCTAAAATCACGAGATCCAGAAAGAACGCCTTTCCAATGGAACAGCGAGATTAATGCTGGCTTTTCTACTCATAACGAAACGTGGCTCCCAGTAAACGATAATTACAAATTCTTGAATTTGGAAGCGCAAAAAAACCAAGATTGGTCTCATTATAAAGTGTTCAAatctttgataaaattgaagaAGAAACCCGTTATCGAGCAAGGCTCTTTGGAAGTTGAATTGTTCTGTTTTGATTGCTGTATCTCCGAAAACGTTCTAGGGATAGTACGGCGATACGGAAAATCCGTCGTGGCGCTCATAGTGAACTTCAACGACAACATCGATGTCACCATAGATGTAACTAACTGGTTGAATATTCCGGAGCAGTTGACCGTCTATGCACCTAGTGTGCACTCTAAACTACGTCCAAGAACGGAGATCAATATGGGTTCCGTCACTCTGCCCGGCGCGGCCTCCGTCGTGTTCGCCACACGAGATTtgtttgattaa